The following are encoded in a window of Novosphingobium sp. ZN18A2 genomic DNA:
- the thpD gene encoding ectoine hydroxylase, translating to MTDYYPSRVAAQPRMLPRDYPVVHSAWDSSAPLSAGQTAQFDRDGYLVLEDVFSSGEIDFLQREMSSILADPARLDAETVISEPDGKEIRSVFAIHDQNRLMARLAADERLAGVARFLLGDEVYVHQSRLNYKPGFFGKEFFWHSDFETWHVEDGMPNMRALSMSVLLAENTVNNGPLMLIPGSHRIFVSCIGGTPEDHYRMSLKRQEFGIPDELTLAELAADKGIVAPTGKPGTVVIFDCNTMHGSNGNITPFPRANAFFVYNAVSNKVTAPFGADRPRPRFVAAQDANPIAPVRGDLRGEMAI from the coding sequence ATGACAGATTATTATCCGTCCCGCGTCGCGGCGCAGCCCCGGATGCTGCCGCGCGATTACCCGGTCGTGCATTCGGCCTGGGATTCCTCGGCACCACTCAGTGCCGGGCAGACCGCGCAATTCGACCGCGACGGCTATCTTGTGCTGGAGGACGTCTTCTCGTCCGGCGAGATCGATTTTCTCCAGCGTGAAATGAGTTCGATCCTTGCCGATCCGGCAAGGCTCGACGCCGAAACCGTGATCAGCGAGCCGGATGGCAAGGAAATCCGTTCGGTCTTCGCGATCCATGACCAGAACAGGCTGATGGCGCGCCTTGCCGCCGACGAAAGGCTGGCAGGCGTCGCCCGCTTCCTTTTGGGCGACGAGGTCTACGTCCACCAGAGCCGGTTGAACTACAAGCCGGGATTCTTCGGCAAGGAGTTCTTCTGGCACTCGGACTTCGAGACCTGGCACGTGGAAGACGGCATGCCCAACATGCGCGCGCTTTCCATGTCGGTGCTGCTGGCGGAAAACACGGTCAACAACGGTCCGCTGATGCTGATCCCGGGGTCGCACAGGATCTTTGTGTCCTGCATCGGCGGGACGCCCGAGGACCATTACAGGATGTCGCTGAAGCGTCAGGAATTCGGCATTCCAGACGAACTCACTCTTGCAGAACTCGCAGCAGACAAAGGGATCGTCGCGCCCACGGGGAAACCCGGGACGGTCGTGATCTTCGACTGCAATACGATGCACGGGTCGAACGGAAACATAACTCCGTTCCCGCGTGCGAACGCGTTCTTCGTCTACAACGCGGTCTCCAACAAGGTCACGGCGCCATTCGGTGCCGACCGGCCGAGGCCCCGTTTCGTTGCGGCGCAGGACGCGAACCCGATCGCGCCCGTCAGGGGCGATCTCAGAGGGGAAATGGCAATATGA
- a CDS encoding aspartate kinase has product MTGHSVEKIGGTSMSATATLFDNVLIAGRKGADLYNRIFVVSAYAGMTDLLLEHKKTGTPGVYARFVDEDDDACWREGMEAVREAMQARNAEMFARDESRAKADAFVDERIGTIAACLEDLDRLRGHGRFSLSEQLLTVRELLAGLGEAHSAHSTTLLLKERGVNAVLVDLTLWDQDDLPTLDRRIEEAFSGIDLSAQMPIVTGYAGCSEGMVKRYARGYSELTFSRIAVLTGAREAIIHKEFHLSSADPRLVGEDKARKIGRTNYDVADQLANLGMEAIHPRAGRGLRQTEIPLRVRNTFDREDGGTLICGDYVSDTPRVEIVTGVSTIHALQFFEQDMVGEKGYDAAILKVIAKYSAWIVSKSSNANTITHYLTADSRTVAKIAEELRDLYPGSAVSTRKLSMVSVIGSDISRPGLAQEALKALADENISILALQHQIRNVDIQFVVEPESFKPAIRALHRALVEGEDDVLAEKQAA; this is encoded by the coding sequence ATGACCGGACATAGTGTTGAAAAGATCGGCGGGACTTCGATGTCCGCCACCGCAACCTTGTTCGACAACGTCCTGATCGCAGGGCGCAAGGGGGCGGACCTTTATAACCGCATCTTCGTCGTTTCGGCCTATGCCGGGATGACGGACCTTTTGCTCGAGCACAAGAAAACCGGCACGCCGGGCGTCTATGCCCGCTTCGTGGACGAAGACGACGATGCGTGCTGGCGCGAAGGCATGGAAGCCGTGCGCGAGGCGATGCAGGCCCGCAACGCGGAAATGTTCGCCCGCGACGAAAGCCGGGCAAAGGCGGACGCCTTCGTGGACGAGCGCATCGGCACCATCGCCGCTTGCCTTGAAGACCTTGACCGGCTTCGCGGCCACGGTCGCTTCAGCCTGAGCGAACAACTGCTTACGGTGCGCGAACTGCTTGCGGGGCTGGGCGAAGCGCACAGCGCGCATTCGACCACGCTGTTGCTGAAAGAGCGCGGCGTGAACGCGGTGCTGGTGGACCTGACGCTGTGGGACCAGGACGACCTGCCCACGCTAGACCGCCGGATCGAGGAAGCTTTCAGCGGCATAGACCTTTCCGCGCAAATGCCGATCGTTACCGGTTATGCCGGTTGCAGCGAAGGCATGGTGAAGCGCTATGCCCGCGGTTATTCCGAACTCACGTTTTCGCGCATCGCGGTGCTGACCGGCGCGCGCGAAGCGATCATCCACAAGGAATTCCACCTGTCGAGCGCCGATCCCAGGCTGGTTGGCGAGGACAAGGCGCGCAAGATCGGCCGCACGAACTATGACGTGGCGGACCAGCTTGCGAACCTTGGCATGGAAGCCATTCACCCGCGCGCGGGCAGGGGGCTTCGACAGACGGAAATCCCGCTGCGCGTGCGCAACACCTTCGATCGGGAAGACGGTGGCACGCTGATCTGCGGCGATTATGTTTCCGACACGCCGCGCGTGGAAATCGTCACTGGCGTCAGCACGATCCACGCCCTGCAGTTCTTCGAACAGGACATGGTGGGCGAAAAGGGCTATGACGCAGCGATCCTGAAGGTCATCGCGAAATACAGCGCCTGGATCGTCAGCAAAAGTTCGAACGCGAACACGATCACGCACTATCTCACGGCGGACAGCCGCACGGTGGCGAAGATCGCGGAAGAGCTGCGCGATCTCTATCCGGGTTCTGCCGTTTCCACGCGGAAGCTTTCGATGGTCAGCGTGATCGGAAGCGACATCTCGCGCCCCGGCCTTGCGCAGGAAGCGTTGAAGGCACTGGCGGACGAGAACATCTCGATCCTGGCGTTGCAGCACCAGATCCGGAACGTCGATATCCAGTTCGTTGTCGAACCGGAATCGTTCAAACCCGCGATCCGCGCGCTGCACCGGGCGCTGGTCGAGGGTGAGGACGACGTGCTAGCGGAAAAGCAGGCCGCCTAG
- a CDS encoding MFS transporter, giving the protein MLTAILPVRSLLLAIFMLMAGSGVLPTLIGLRLEKAGNGTLAIGAVATAYFLGLTVGAMRAGNWVKRVGHVRSFAAFVSVFSASTLAYGIYVSPVVWGALRAVDGFCAAGVFVCLESWLNERASPETRGGILAGYMICLYLGQAVGQYLLNLGGVWPALPFVVASILISLAAVPVLMTLIPAPEIAENTPFSLKRLYSASPLGLVGATVTGVMLGAFYGLAAVYARRLGMGLGQTSLFMSAVILGGVALQWPLGFLSDRLDRRSVIVAVLIGTAFCAFAVAFTTTGGAMLLGLGALFGGLSFALYPLCVAHTNDHLEPDERVGASGGLVLLYSAGAALGPMAGATAMSVLTASGLFFFIAACATGAAIFGLWRQITSPPVPVDEQQSYQILPRTTPVAATLDPYSPEEGMTE; this is encoded by the coding sequence ATGCTCACCGCCATCCTGCCGGTACGCAGCCTGCTGCTGGCAATCTTCATGCTGATGGCGGGGAGCGGGGTGCTTCCCACCCTTATCGGGCTGCGGCTTGAAAAGGCAGGGAATGGCACGCTTGCCATCGGTGCGGTGGCGACCGCGTATTTCCTGGGGTTGACGGTCGGCGCGATGCGGGCCGGGAACTGGGTGAAACGCGTGGGGCACGTGCGCTCCTTCGCGGCTTTCGTGTCGGTCTTTTCGGCCAGCACGCTTGCTTATGGAATATACGTTTCGCCCGTCGTCTGGGGCGCTTTGCGCGCGGTCGACGGGTTCTGCGCGGCGGGTGTGTTCGTGTGCCTGGAAAGCTGGCTGAACGAGCGCGCCTCTCCCGAAACGCGCGGCGGCATCCTGGCGGGTTACATGATCTGCCTCTATTTGGGGCAGGCGGTGGGGCAATACCTGCTCAACCTGGGCGGCGTGTGGCCTGCATTGCCGTTCGTCGTTGCCTCTATCCTGATCTCGCTGGCCGCCGTGCCGGTCCTCATGACCCTGATCCCGGCACCCGAAATCGCGGAAAATACGCCGTTTTCCCTGAAACGCCTGTACAGCGCCTCACCGCTGGGTCTCGTCGGTGCGACTGTAACCGGTGTGATGCTGGGGGCATTCTATGGCCTTGCAGCCGTCTATGCGCGGCGGCTTGGCATGGGACTGGGGCAAACCTCGCTGTTCATGAGCGCGGTAATCCTTGGCGGCGTTGCGCTGCAATGGCCGCTCGGCTTTTTGTCCGACCGCCTTGACCGGCGTAGTGTGATCGTCGCGGTCCTGATCGGGACGGCGTTCTGTGCGTTCGCCGTTGCCTTCACCACCACCGGCGGCGCCATGTTGCTCGGCCTTGGCGCGCTGTTCGGCGGGCTGAGCTTCGCGCTCTATCCGTTATGCGTCGCGCACACCAACGACCACCTCGAACCCGACGAACGCGTTGGCGCGAGCGGGGGGCTTGTCCTCCTCTATTCGGCGGGCGCGGCACTGGGGCCGATGGCGGGCGCAACCGCAATGTCTGTGCTGACGGCGTCCGGCCTGTTCTTCTTTATCGCGGCCTGTGCGACGGGCGCAGCCATATTCGGCCTTTGGCGCCAGATCACCTCGCCGCCCGTGCCGGTCGACGAACAGCAGAGCTACCAGATCCTGCCCCGCACCACGCCCGTGGCTGCAACCCTTGACCCCTATTCGCCCGAAGAGGGCATGACGGAGTGA
- a CDS encoding MFS transporter — protein sequence MSNFAPTTAITGDPERDATLRRAIAASAIGNATEWFDYGIYSYGVAYISAALFPGTTEQATLFALATFAISFLIRPLGGLFWGPLGDKFGRRSVLAVTIIVMAAATFFVGLIPSYERIGFWAPLTLILLRMIQGFSTGGEYGGAATFMAEYAPDDRRGLAGSFLEVGTLAGFSGGALLMLGFSLAFGDQAMFDWGWRLPFLVAGPLGLVGMYLRSHLEETPVFKQDHEHERESHGLAHLLKHYWRQLLVLGGLVVALNVVNYTLLSYMPTYLQRRIGLTQDEALVVPILGMLFMMVVLPFAGSLSDRVGRKPMWRFSLVGLFLLVVPLYLLMEQGLVGAIIGFMLLGLLYAPQLATISATFPALFPTPVRFAGFAIGYNVATSLFGGTAPAVGSALITETGNELMPAYYMMAACVVGAIALRFMPETAGVSLSDIGHEKKTA from the coding sequence ATGAGCAACTTTGCTCCCACCACCGCCATAACCGGCGATCCCGAACGCGATGCAACGCTGCGCCGGGCGATCGCGGCGTCGGCCATCGGCAACGCAACCGAATGGTTCGATTACGGGATCTATTCCTACGGCGTTGCCTATATCTCTGCCGCGCTGTTCCCGGGAACCACCGAACAGGCCACGCTCTTCGCGCTGGCGACGTTTGCGATCTCGTTCCTGATCCGGCCGCTGGGCGGGCTGTTCTGGGGGCCGCTTGGCGACAAGTTCGGCAGGCGGTCCGTGCTTGCCGTCACGATCATCGTGATGGCTGCCGCAACGTTTTTTGTGGGGCTTATTCCGTCTTACGAGCGGATCGGGTTCTGGGCGCCGCTGACGCTGATCCTGCTGCGCATGATCCAGGGCTTTTCAACCGGCGGGGAATACGGTGGTGCCGCGACGTTCATGGCCGAATACGCACCCGATGACAGGCGCGGGCTTGCAGGCAGCTTCCTTGAGGTGGGAACCCTGGCCGGGTTTTCCGGCGGTGCGCTGCTGATGCTGGGCTTCTCGCTCGCCTTCGGGGATCAGGCGATGTTCGATTGGGGCTGGCGCCTGCCGTTCCTCGTTGCCGGGCCGCTGGGGCTTGTCGGTATGTATCTGCGAAGCCACCTGGAAGAGACGCCGGTGTTCAAGCAGGACCATGAGCATGAGCGTGAATCGCACGGGCTTGCCCACCTGTTGAAGCACTATTGGCGGCAATTGCTTGTGCTGGGCGGTCTGGTGGTCGCCCTGAACGTCGTGAACTACACGCTTCTCAGCTATATGCCGACCTATCTGCAACGCCGCATCGGCCTGACCCAGGACGAGGCGCTGGTCGTCCCGATCCTGGGCATGCTGTTCATGATGGTGGTGCTGCCGTTCGCAGGTTCGTTGTCCGACCGGGTCGGGCGAAAGCCGATGTGGCGCTTTTCCCTTGTCGGGCTGTTCCTGCTTGTCGTGCCGCTATACCTGTTGATGGAACAGGGGCTGGTTGGTGCGATCATTGGGTTCATGCTGCTGGGCCTGCTTTATGCACCCCAACTGGCGACGATTTCGGCGACATTCCCAGCGCTGTTTCCAACCCCGGTCCGCTTTGCCGGCTTTGCAATCGGCTATAACGTCGCCACGTCGCTGTTCGGCGGCACCGCGCCCGCCGTCGGCAGTGCGCTGATCACCGAGACCGGCAACGAGCTCATGCCCGCCTATTACATGATGGCAGCCTGCGTCGTGGGTGCCATAGCCCTTCGCTTCATGCCCGAGACGGCGGGCGTGTCGCTAAGCGATATCGGCCACGAAAAGAAAACAGCCTGA
- a CDS encoding PilZ domain-containing protein → MEPDEQPNLPERELVHRQSERKPFGAEAVIRNNRYNRIGGRLIDISEHGCKIDLFSGSAEPGNFVTIKLDGMESWAGEVRWAEDSIVGVQFQRPLHPAIVEHLSQSQPEVALAAG, encoded by the coding sequence ATGGAGCCCGATGAGCAGCCGAACCTGCCCGAAAGGGAACTTGTGCATCGCCAGAGCGAGCGCAAACCGTTTGGCGCGGAAGCCGTCATCCGTAACAACAGGTACAACCGCATCGGCGGGCGTTTGATCGACATCTCCGAACATGGATGCAAGATCGACCTTTTTTCGGGTTCGGCGGAACCCGGAAACTTCGTGACCATCAAGCTGGACGGGATGGAATCCTGGGCGGGCGAAGTTCGCTGGGCCGAAGATTCCATCGTAGGCGTGCAGTTTCAGCGCCCGCTTCATCCGGCAATTGTAGAGCACCTCAGCCAGAGCCAGCCCGAAGTGGCGCTTGCCGCGGGATAG
- a CDS encoding lytic murein transglycosylase, translating to MLLSVPAAAQSGDEEAGFQGYLQLLAAKARSEGVSEQTISRGLAGLTFNPRVIQLDRSQPGGGPQTAIPPFAPYLRRHVDAARIRGGQREYAAAMGMLSGIERRYGVPGEILIAIWGHETNYGSYTGDFDLLRSLATLAYEGRRRKLFSTEFIDALKMMDRGVPRSRLVGSWAGAFGNPQFLPSVYLRVAQDGNGDGFADIWNNRADTLASIANYFRDAGWRPGEPWGIAVNVPDGLDRAALATKLNSPRCPRVFARHSQWRTMREWRALGIVPQSGRWPADNVMATLLEPDGQGQTAYLLTGNYRVILDYNCSNFYALSVGLLADAIRQ from the coding sequence TTGCTCCTCTCCGTGCCGGCAGCCGCGCAGTCAGGCGACGAAGAAGCCGGGTTCCAGGGTTACCTCCAGCTTCTGGCGGCAAAGGCTCGCAGCGAAGGGGTGAGCGAGCAGACGATTTCGCGCGGACTTGCGGGCCTGACGTTCAATCCCAGGGTGATCCAGCTTGACCGTTCCCAGCCCGGGGGAGGGCCGCAAACGGCGATTCCGCCTTTCGCGCCTTATCTGCGCCGGCATGTCGATGCCGCTCGAATCCGCGGGGGGCAGCGAGAATATGCGGCGGCGATGGGTATGCTTTCGGGAATTGAGCGGCGCTATGGCGTGCCGGGTGAGATCCTTATCGCGATCTGGGGGCACGAAACGAATTACGGCAGTTACACTGGCGATTTTGATCTGCTGCGTTCGCTTGCCACGCTGGCCTACGAAGGGCGACGGCGCAAACTCTTCTCAACCGAGTTCATCGATGCGCTGAAGATGATGGACCGCGGTGTGCCGCGATCGCGACTGGTGGGAAGCTGGGCTGGCGCGTTCGGCAATCCCCAGTTCCTGCCAAGCGTTTATCTCCGCGTTGCGCAGGACGGCAATGGCGACGGATTTGCCGACATCTGGAACAACCGGGCAGACACCCTGGCATCCATCGCGAATTATTTCCGCGACGCGGGCTGGCGTCCGGGAGAGCCTTGGGGAATCGCCGTCAATGTGCCCGACGGCCTTGACCGTGCGGCCCTGGCGACGAAGTTGAACAGCCCGCGCTGCCCGCGCGTGTTCGCAAGGCACAGCCAATGGCGCACGATGCGCGAATGGCGCGCGCTCGGGATCGTTCCGCAAAGCGGGCGCTGGCCCGCCGATAACGTGATGGCAACACTGCTGGAACCGGACGGTCAGGGACAAACTGCCTATCTGCTAACCGGAAATTATCGAGTTATCCTCGATTATAACTGCTCCAATTTTTATGCATTGTCTGTGGGGCTGCTTGCCGATGCCATCCGCCAATAG
- a CDS encoding SPOR domain-containing protein yields MPSANRPYPIVSIAIAILAAAVPASGAIAAPAQAGSPGATGPAADYPVVIGDPYVIDGKTFTPADTMNYDAVGYAIEDDQGATVDAAHRTLPLPSYVEVTSLESGRTILVRVTRRGPMHGDVVLGLSAGAWKQLGLSNAEKAAIRVRRVNPPEAERAMLRLGKTAPERMETPPGLLKVLRRRLGDSGGAILSGPAQPAPKSAATSATAASAPVPVSAGNPPVPTAPQGKSLSPAAKADVSAEKANPARAGKVSRAQAPALKPAPAVKPEGDSPKQKSPGDEGQSKSEKVAETPSAKAPGTKPDSSPSVEKAMHRWTVQVATMSTEARAKVVAAKVNGSVSPAGKYWRVRMGPFTTRDKADAALAKARSAGYADARVLTER; encoded by the coding sequence ATGCCATCCGCCAATAGGCCATATCCGATCGTTTCTATCGCCATCGCCATTCTTGCGGCCGCCGTTCCGGCCAGTGGCGCAATCGCCGCGCCGGCGCAGGCCGGTTCGCCCGGAGCGACCGGTCCGGCAGCCGATTATCCGGTGGTAATCGGCGATCCTTACGTGATCGACGGCAAGACGTTCACGCCCGCCGACACGATGAATTACGACGCGGTCGGCTATGCCATCGAGGACGATCAGGGGGCGACGGTCGATGCCGCGCATCGCACCCTGCCGCTGCCGAGCTATGTCGAGGTCACGTCGCTGGAAAGCGGCCGCACGATCCTGGTCCGCGTTACACGTCGCGGACCGATGCACGGAGACGTTGTTCTGGGCCTTTCCGCCGGTGCGTGGAAACAACTGGGGCTATCGAATGCGGAAAAGGCGGCGATCCGTGTGCGGCGGGTCAATCCCCCGGAAGCGGAACGCGCCATGCTGCGGCTTGGCAAAACTGCGCCAGAGCGAATGGAAACGCCGCCGGGGCTGTTGAAGGTGTTGCGCCGCCGCCTGGGCGATTCTGGCGGGGCAATACTAAGCGGACCGGCCCAACCGGCACCGAAATCGGCCGCGACCAGCGCCACCGCGGCGTCGGCCCCGGTTCCGGTTTCGGCAGGGAACCCACCCGTACCAACCGCTCCGCAAGGAAAGTCGCTTTCACCGGCGGCGAAAGCCGATGTATCCGCCGAGAAGGCAAATCCCGCCCGTGCCGGGAAGGTGTCGCGCGCGCAGGCGCCAGCCTTGAAGCCGGCGCCTGCGGTCAAGCCTGAGGGCGATTCCCCAAAACAGAAATCGCCCGGCGACGAAGGCCAATCGAAGTCCGAAAAGGTGGCTGAAACGCCTTCGGCCAAGGCGCCGGGCACAAAGCCCGATTCGTCCCCTTCCGTGGAAAAGGCGATGCACCGATGGACGGTGCAGGTGGCCACTATGTCGACCGAGGCGCGCGCGAAAGTCGTGGCAGCCAAGGTTAACGGGTCCGTGTCACCGGCCGGAAAATACTGGCGTGTGCGCATGGGGCCGTTCACTACAAGGGACAAGGCGGACGCGGCGCTGGCGAAGGCGCGCTCGGCAGGTTATGCGGACGCAAGGGTCCTGACCGAGCGTTAG
- a CDS encoding D-alanyl-D-alanine carboxypeptidase family protein, producing the protein MTRLAAALLIAVSAALPVRAAAPEALTSTPDEEFRPTAPIALMVDMSSGETLFSRQPDRRFVPASLTKIMTAYVAFELIDEGKLDPQQRFTMSNAAFRKWHRVGSTMFLDRGSSTTVEDLLMGIVTVSANDGCIVLADGIAGSVPKFTAMMNAKARELGMTNSHYHTPNGWMDQGQTYVTAGDLVKLARAMITRHPRLYRHYFGHETMTFNGIEQRNHNPIYGHVAGADGVKTGFTNQAGYGFVGSAERNGRRLLMVLAGMDSGSRRRTEAREFMEWGFHAWKTRPLVAQGGEVGRAIVQGGDKRTVPLVAPQAYTTTVRRGQTSNPVISIRYDGPLRAPVKQGATVATMVVKQAGQPEIDLPLVAGKSVAAGDTFDRIRDGLATLVGA; encoded by the coding sequence TTGACCAGACTAGCCGCCGCATTGCTGATTGCCGTTTCCGCGGCCTTGCCTGTTCGCGCTGCCGCACCGGAGGCGTTGACCTCCACGCCGGATGAGGAATTCAGGCCGACCGCGCCGATTGCCTTGATGGTGGACATGAGTTCGGGCGAAACGCTGTTTTCCCGCCAGCCCGACAGGCGATTTGTGCCGGCATCGCTGACCAAGATCATGACGGCCTATGTCGCGTTTGAACTGATCGACGAAGGCAAGCTTGACCCGCAACAGCGCTTCACGATGAGCAATGCCGCGTTTCGCAAATGGCACCGGGTTGGCAGCACGATGTTCCTCGATCGGGGGAGCAGCACGACGGTCGAGGATCTGCTGATGGGAATCGTAACCGTTTCCGCGAACGACGGGTGCATCGTGCTGGCGGACGGAATTGCCGGGTCGGTGCCGAAATTCACCGCCATGATGAATGCCAAGGCACGAGAGCTTGGCATGACGAACAGCCATTACCACACGCCCAACGGGTGGATGGACCAGGGGCAGACCTATGTAACCGCGGGCGATCTGGTCAAGCTGGCGCGCGCGATGATTACGCGGCATCCCAGGCTCTATCGGCACTATTTCGGCCATGAGACGATGACCTTCAATGGCATCGAACAGCGCAACCACAATCCGATCTATGGCCACGTTGCAGGAGCGGACGGGGTGAAGACGGGCTTCACCAATCAGGCGGGATACGGCTTTGTCGGCTCTGCGGAACGCAATGGCCGGCGGTTGTTGATGGTGCTGGCGGGAATGGACAGCGGAAGCCGTCGCCGCACGGAAGCGCGCGAATTCATGGAATGGGGCTTTCATGCCTGGAAAACCCGGCCGCTGGTGGCGCAAGGCGGCGAGGTCGGCCGGGCGATCGTGCAGGGCGGTGATAAACGGACCGTGCCGCTCGTCGCACCGCAGGCTTATACAACCACGGTGCGGCGCGGACAGACCTCAAATCCGGTGATTTCGATACGGTACGATGGCCCCCTGCGCGCTCCCGTCAAGCAGGGGGCAACAGTCGCGACCATGGTCGTGAAGCAAGCGGGGCAGCCGGAGATCGACCTGCCGCTTGTCGCCGGAAAATCCGTGGCCGCGGGCGATACGTTCGACCGCATTCGCGACGGGCTTGCCACTCTGGTCGGTGCGTGA
- the tmk gene encoding dTMP kinase, protein MTGRFITFEGGEGAGKSTQARLLAAALKARGQDVVITREPGGTPGAEAIRELLLSTEGPGWRARAEALLFAAARSDHVETLIRPALQRGAWVVCDRFIDSSRAYQGGGSGLSDADILELHRIGSEELLPDRTVFLAVSPDEADRRLALRDGNSADRIGGRESDYHARVDKAFRTFAAQDPARFVEIEADAEPEAVHARIMSALAGLLPS, encoded by the coding sequence ATGACGGGGCGTTTCATCACGTTCGAAGGTGGTGAAGGCGCGGGCAAGTCCACCCAGGCGCGTCTGCTTGCCGCCGCGCTGAAGGCGCGCGGACAGGACGTTGTCATCACGCGCGAACCGGGCGGTACGCCCGGTGCGGAAGCGATCCGCGAACTGCTGCTTTCCACCGAGGGACCGGGATGGCGCGCGCGCGCCGAGGCTCTGCTGTTCGCCGCGGCGCGATCCGATCATGTCGAAACGCTGATCCGCCCGGCGCTGCAGCGCGGAGCTTGGGTGGTCTGCGACCGCTTCATCGATAGCAGTCGCGCATATCAGGGCGGGGGAAGCGGGTTATCGGATGCCGATATCCTTGAACTGCACCGGATCGGCAGCGAGGAGTTGTTGCCCGACCGAACGGTCTTTCTCGCCGTTTCACCGGATGAAGCGGACAGGCGCCTTGCACTTCGCGACGGAAACAGCGCTGACAGGATCGGCGGCCGTGAAAGCGATTATCATGCGCGTGTGGACAAGGCGTTCCGGACTTTTGCCGCGCAAGACCCCGCGCGTTTTGTCGAAATAGAAGCCGACGCCGAACCGGAAGCGGTCCATGCCCGCATCATGTCTGCTCTGGCGGGATTGCTGCCGTCATGA
- a CDS encoding DNA polymerase III subunit delta' — translation MTRLFGHEDAWREWHSAQKGSRMHHAWILSGLEGLGKATFAMQAAADYVSVPGVSQPESDAHPDINVLERLPATEDDAKRQAEGKPFATRRSIAVDQVRQMQRRLTTRPTLGPRRALVIDSADDLEKSAVNALLKSLEEPPEGTVFLLVAHRIGRLLPTVRSRCRILRFHPLGPADLERVVDGAMPGIEPRERKAALAFSGGSPGAAIAFAVHDLGKVYDVFERLATHGDADFSQRALLSSALGQRPSRDRQLAAIEAARMVLVERLREADEATRLRIGDAHAALVRLGAQATTYNFDASLLLLEIGGLLASVGRSREGAR, via the coding sequence ATGACGCGACTGTTCGGCCATGAGGACGCCTGGCGTGAATGGCATTCGGCGCAAAAAGGCAGCCGGATGCATCACGCGTGGATTCTTTCGGGGCTTGAAGGTCTGGGCAAGGCGACATTCGCGATGCAGGCCGCGGCCGACTATGTCTCGGTTCCCGGCGTGTCGCAGCCGGAATCCGATGCACATCCCGATATCAACGTGCTGGAGCGCCTGCCCGCCACCGAAGATGACGCAAAACGGCAGGCCGAGGGCAAGCCGTTCGCAACCAGGCGCAGCATCGCTGTCGACCAGGTGCGACAGATGCAGCGGCGGCTTACCACTCGGCCCACGCTTGGCCCCAGACGCGCGCTGGTGATCGATTCGGCCGACGATCTTGAAAAGAGCGCGGTGAACGCTCTCCTCAAAAGTCTTGAGGAACCGCCCGAAGGCACGGTCTTCCTGTTGGTTGCGCATCGCATCGGGCGCCTGTTGCCTACGGTCCGTTCACGGTGCCGCATTCTGCGGTTCCATCCACTGGGACCGGCCGATCTCGAACGAGTGGTCGACGGAGCAATGCCGGGCATCGAGCCGAGGGAGCGCAAGGCCGCGCTTGCCTTCTCCGGCGGTTCGCCCGGCGCGGCAATCGCATTTGCGGTGCACGACCTTGGCAAGGTCTACGATGTGTTCGAACGGCTTGCGACGCATGGCGATGCCGATTTTTCCCAACGCGCGCTCCTATCGTCCGCGCTTGGACAGCGGCCCTCACGCGACAGGCAGTTGGCGGCAATAGAGGCCGCGCGCATGGTGCTGGTCGAACGATTGCGCGAAGCGGACGAGGCGACGCGGCTGCGGATTGGCGATGCCCACGCCGCCCTGGTGCGGCTTGGCGCGCAAGCGACGACGTACAACTTCGATGCATCGCTGCTCTTGCTGGAAATCGGCGGGTTGCTGGCATCGGTAGGGCGCTCTAGGGAGGGCGCTCGATAG